From Bosea sp. NBC_00550, the proteins below share one genomic window:
- the accD gene encoding acetyl-CoA carboxylase, carboxyltransferase subunit beta, with product MNWLTTVVRPKVRSLLRRQAPDTLWIKDPETGELAYQKDVEANLWVFPGSQHHMRITAAQRLSITLDPGSQEDVHVPEVTADPLRFRDTKRYIDRIKQARTLTGEPDAVKVACGTIEGIPVTVAVQDFQFMTGSAGMAAGEAIVSAVEAATSRCTPLILFACGGGMRMQEGILSLMQMSRTTVAVRRLRAAKLPYFVVLTDPTTGGITASYAMLGDVHIAEPGALIGFAGQRVIEQTIREKLPEGFQRAEYLREHGMVDMVVPRAEMRPTLASLCGLLTKRPLAKTG from the coding sequence ATGAACTGGCTCACCACGGTGGTGCGTCCGAAAGTTCGCTCTCTGTTGCGAAGGCAAGCTCCAGACACTCTTTGGATTAAGGACCCAGAAACGGGCGAACTTGCTTATCAGAAGGATGTCGAGGCGAACCTCTGGGTGTTTCCGGGCTCGCAGCATCATATGCGCATCACAGCGGCGCAACGGCTGTCGATCACGCTTGATCCAGGCTCGCAAGAGGATGTGCACGTACCGGAAGTGACGGCTGACCCGCTGCGCTTCAGGGACACCAAGCGATATATCGACCGCATTAAACAGGCGAGAACGCTCACCGGGGAGCCGGACGCTGTCAAAGTGGCCTGCGGCACGATTGAGGGCATCCCAGTCACCGTAGCGGTGCAAGACTTCCAGTTCATGACTGGTTCGGCGGGCATGGCGGCCGGCGAAGCCATCGTCTCGGCAGTAGAAGCCGCGACCTCGCGTTGCACCCCTTTAATCCTCTTCGCATGCGGCGGCGGGATGCGCATGCAGGAGGGCATATTGTCGTTGATGCAAATGTCGCGCACGACTGTTGCCGTGCGGCGTTTACGGGCGGCAAAATTGCCGTATTTCGTGGTGCTGACGGACCCGACAACGGGCGGTATCACGGCTTCCTATGCAATGTTGGGCGATGTCCATATCGCCGAACCCGGCGCACTCATCGGCTTCGCGGGACAACGTGTCATCGAGCAAACAATCCGCGAGAAGCTGCCGGAAGGCTTCCAGCGAGCAGAATATCTAAGGGAACACGGCATGGTTGATATGGTTGTGCCCAGAGCCGAGATGCGCCCAACGCTCGCAAGTCTTTGCGGCCTTTTGACTAAGCGGCCGCTCGCCAAGACAGGCTAG
- a CDS encoding helix-turn-helix domain-containing protein, with protein sequence MNTHPPVAWRSRLLCAVDASGRSDREISTAAGLGVNAVNELRNTDKQPSVDRVLKIASVLGISLSFLFLGREASQEEDEFLTLLAGATDAERKAVALLLRRNSPTEAV encoded by the coding sequence ATGAATACGCATCCCCCGGTCGCCTGGCGAAGCAGGCTGCTCTGCGCGGTTGACGCCTCGGGGCGCTCCGATCGCGAAATCAGCACAGCAGCGGGACTCGGCGTCAACGCGGTGAACGAGCTACGCAACACCGACAAGCAGCCCAGTGTCGATAGGGTGCTTAAAATTGCCAGCGTTCTCGGGATCAGCCTGTCGTTTCTCTTCTTAGGGAGAGAAGCCTCGCAAGAAGAGGATGAATTCCTGACTCTTCTGGCGGGTGCCACGGATGCGGAGAGGAAGGCTGTGGCCCTGCTCCTCCGCCGGAATTCCCCGACCGAAGCAGTCTGA